The DNA sequence GCACCCAGTATGCGTAAACGACATCGATTTAACCGTCGCATGACCCGTATCGTACTGCTTATCAGCTTTATCTTTTTCTTTGGACGCTTCGTCTACTCCTCTATCGGTGCCTGGTACCATCATCAGGACAAAAAGCAATCGCAGCCATCAACTATCATCGTTGAACCTTCTGATTCACTGAAAACGCCGATCCAAAAATAAGCGCGCAGCGCCTGCCTAATTGCTTACTACTCGCGACAGCAAACGCAGAAGCTCAGCAATACCTTTGCTGATGATTTTATCCTGCCTCATTACGATGCCTAGCTGACGATACAATAGCGGAGTCAAGGATTGCACATTTAAGCCGATGCGATCCTGCTCATGCTCTACCGCCGTACGCGGTACAATGCTGTATCCCAGTCCCGCACATACCATACGTTTGATAGCCTCAATACTGCCTAACTGCATTACGGGCGCAATCCTCCGCCCGTCTGCGAGAAACCAGCTATCGATCAGATCCCGGGTTCCGCTCCCCGATTCAAACGCGATAAACGGCAGCATCTGCAAAACTTCAGGAGTCAGCGCTGACGGCAAAACATCCCTATCGCTAGCCAGAATACCGACAAACTCTTCATCCATAACTGCCGTCACAGCCAGGTTACGTCCGCTCACCGGGAGCGTAACTAACCCTAAATCAAGGCGATTTTCTTCAACAGCTCGAACAATATCCAGAGTATTACCGGTGGCGACTCCAACGGTCAGTAGCGGATGCTGTTCGCGCAGCTTTAACAACAGCGGTGGCAAAAGATGGATACAGGCCGTTGCGCCGGTACCCAGCGTTATCGAGCCGCTGACTTCACGATTAAACTCGCTAACTGATTGCACCGCGGCGTTCACCGCCTGTTCAATCTGCTCGCTATGCGCCAGCAGCGCAACTCCTGCCGCCGTCGCTTTGATACCTCGCCCCGTTCGCTCAAGCAGTCTGGTCTGCAGAAATTGCTCCAGCTGACGCACCTGCAGGCTCACCGCAGGCTGCGACAGCCCCAGCAGGTCAGCAACTGCTGAGAAGCTTCCACGCTGTACGACCAGGCGGAACGTCGCCAGATTTCCCAGATTGAGCATCGTCATCACAAAGTTTCTCTTATAAGGGTTATAAATGTACCGGACTGCCCGCACATTAGCGCGCGGGGTATGCTGCCGACAACAGCGTAACAAAATGGAAACTCATGAATACACCTGCAAAATTACTCGCTGCACCGCGCTTTGTCACTCTTACCGCCGGATGCAATCAGCTTATTAACTGGGGAATATCGTTTTATATGCCCGGTACTTTCGCCAGGTCTATCGCTCAGGAAACCGACTGGGCCATAGCCGAAATCTACTTAGGTCTTACTCTTGCTATGTTCATGATGGCGATTATCTCCCCGTTTGTCGCCAGGCTACTGGCCCGCTTTGGCGGCCAACGGGTCGTCGTGACCGGTACCCTGATGATTTCAGCAGGCTGTCTGATAATGGCTTACGTCCATAGCCTGACGGGCTGGTACGCCGCCTGGCTCCTGACCGGTGTCGGTATGAGGCTGGCGCTTTACGACGCGCTTTTCGCCGCGCTGGTAAATATCTATGGACAGCGCGCCAGGTTATCCATCTCGCGCGTGACTCTGGCCGGAGGATTGGCCTCGGCTCTGTTCTGGCCGCTTGGCGCATGGTTACTGACGCAGACGGACTGGCGGCACGCTCTCCTGATGTATGCCCTGTTCGGCGTGCTTAGCGCTACGCTGCTATGGGGAATGCCGAATACCAAATTACCGTTGCCGATAAGGGTGAAAAAAAGCCAGCGGCTTTCAAAGCACGATCGACGTCCGGCTCTGCTTTACGCATCGTTAATTGCGCTGATTACCTTCGTCTCAAACGGCACGTCGACGCATCTTCCGGAGTTTATCGCCAGCTTCGGGCTGCCTGTCGCAGTGGGGATGCTGTGGGGAATTGGGCAAACGGGCGCTCGTTTTCTCGAAGTCGTGTCGGGTTCCATACTAACGCCGCTGAAGCTAACGATATTGACGACCTTTTTGATGCCTCTCTGCTTCGTCGTTGGTCTGAGTGGGCCTTATCTCTCCTGGTGCGCAGGAGCATTTGTATTAGGCTACGGCGCGATCAATGGCCTGACAACCGTATTTAAAGCCACTCTACCGCTGCAGCTTTTTGCCGCCGAGGATTATGCCCAGCGGACCGGTGTTCTTTTGATTCCCGCCCAGCTTCTGGCCGCCATATCGCCGTTTGCCTACGCATGGATGAATCATTATCTTGGGATGTCAGGCAGCTTAGCGGTCTCTGCCGCTCTGGCGCTGCTGGTGACAGGGTTAGCAATAATGATTGCTATCAATCAATACAGAGTAACAGCGGCCGCCCGGCAAAATGAATTGATAGAAAATGACGCCAATAACCCAGAGACTCTAACTCAACCACAGGATTAGAATTCCCTATTAAGTCCCCTCTGTCATACCTATTAAAAATGGTCAAAGTGGAGCAATCAATACAGATAAAAAATTAGCAAAATAAAATTAGTCAATATTCAAGATTATTTTAAACGTTAAGATAAAGATACTCTATATTTGCTCTACTAAAAAATCTAAAACTAATCTCTCAGCAGATAAAAAATCACTCAGACAGACGCAGGAAAATAAAAAAACGATGTTACATATAGTAAATAAATCTGATTTTATTGCAGGAAATCACTCCATAAATTATTCATTGCCATCAAAAACCAATTATTATCAATAAGTTACTGTTAAGCAACAAACAACCCTCCCGGTTAGCTCAATGTGCTTGCCTGTAAACCTGTAGTACATATATTTCTTTTTTGATACTTTACGCCCATTAGTAATTTGGTCCATGGAGGACACCTTGAAGAAGCTTCCAGTCATTATAATTGCGCTATCAGTACTCTTTTTACAGGGGTGCGCTAAACCAATTAAAAAAAGCCCCGAAAAACTGAGCGAGCAACCACCAAAAATGTTGAAATTTCAACGTTGCATCACTGATGCGAAAACCTTATCCCAATTGGATAATAAATATGAGAAAAGCACAAAAGAATTATATACGTTAGTTAATAATGCAAAATTTTATGCTTCTATTGCTGATGAGTCGTCTACCAACGTGAGTTCAACAATAACGCCTTTCTTTGATTATAAATTAAATGAAATATGTAACAATATATCTCTTATGTTAATTGAAGAATTTCAAAAGAACACTATTAATTCTATCAGCAAAGCCAAGAGCTAGAAACAAGGATGTTTGATTTCATATGAGAAGATTGAATAAACTAACAATCGTTTCATTATTAGTATTCATTGCTCTGAATAAAACAGCATCAGCTGAAGATAGTGAATTCATTAATGCGATTAAAAACCTCAACTTACAAACTATTGATACTAATGAAAATTCAGAATCAGCAGATAACAGATCGCAGAGTATTAATAGTGAAACCAGCATCAATGATAAGTTAGAACAAAAAAATAAAAAGCTTCAAATGAAGTATGAAAAATTATTGGGTTCGTACAATGAGATAAAATTAAAAGGCGACTCTGGTAATGCAGAATCCCAAAAATCAACCCTCTCCGCGCTCTCTAAAGAAAAAGACAAACTTAACGCCGAAAATATCGCGTTACGCAAACAGCTGGCTGATGCCACTTCCACACTTTCCGCGCTGCAGAAGCAAGGAGAGCAGTCCCTCACCAGTCAGAAGAAAGAGCTGAACTCTCTGGGGAAGGAAAACGCCCGCCTGCTCAACGAATCTGAAGCCACGCGCAAACAGCTTGCCGAGGCCACTGCGCAGCTCGCCGCCCTGCGTCAGCAAAATGAACTCTCCGTCGCCAGCCAGAAGAAAGAGCTGAACGCTCTGGGCCAGGAAAACGCCCGCCTGCTCAGCGAATCTGACGCCACGCGCAAACAGCTTGCCGAGGCCACTGCGCAGCTCGCCGCCCTGCGTGAGCAAAATGAACTCTCCGTCGCCAGCCAGAAGAAAGAGCTGAACGCTCTGGGCCAGGAAAACGCCCGCCTGCTCAGCGAATCTGACGCCACGCGCAAGCAGCTGGCTGAAGCCACTGCGCAGCTTGCCACCCTGCGTCAGCAAAATGAACTCTCCGTCGCCAGCCAGAAGAAAGAGCTGAACGCTCTGGGCCAGGAAAACGCCCGCCTGCTCAGCGAATCTGACGCCACGCGCAAACAGCTGACCGAAGCCACTACTAAGTTGGCCAAAATGGAGAATGATTCACAAAAATCAGCTACTTTAAAAACCAAATTGTTAAAAACTACTGAAGGCAAAAACTCCTATTCATTAGGTGTTTTTTATTATGATAAGATCAACGCTGAATTTGAAAAAATCACTAAAAACAACATTAAGCTTACTCCTTCGTTGATGATCGATGGTATGAATGATGCCTTCAATAAATCACTTAAAATCAAAAAAGCGGAGATAATGGAAAATGTAGTCAAAATTGATCGAATCGTGCAAAGTATTAATAGCGACTACGCTAAAAAGATCCTAAAGATAATTAACAAGAAAAAATATGAAGTACTTGCGAATGGTTCATTTTTAGTTACGGACAAATCGACGTCAAAGAAATATGGTGAGAATGAGATAGTAACTTTTGATATGCTGGAGAAAAACCTGAACGGCAAGCCAATACTTAACACCATGAATACTAAGGTTAACTTTAATCAAATTCATGACCCGTTGCTTAGAAAAGTCGTTTCAGAGGGTGGTAAAGGCGGTGCAATGACGCTGTATGGCAAGGCGGATATCTTATATAAAACTATACCAGACAACGTTTCTGCGGAAAGTCTTGTATCTATAACCTTTATGTTAAAGTAGAGAATACATACAGGAAATTATCAGTAAAAGCATCCTGCATATTTATAATATGGTGGTATGCATGTTTCCTGTTGTTGAATATCACAAGCGGCTGTGGTGGCATATCCTTATCCCCTGCCAGCCGTTTTATCAACCTCCCTTCTCTGCCATAATTAATTATCGCACCAGATAAACCAATAACACTTAGCGGCTATTTTCACTATCGACTACATCAGTGCTTTATACAAAAAAATATCGGCATATTACCACTTGTAATAACATAATTATCGTTTAAAGGATAAAGGTAAAAAAAGGTACTAACCCCTTCTTTTATTAATACATCAGCAAGAAAATTACTCAGCACTTTCGAATGATTTAAGCTTTCCGGTAAAATTGACACTTGTTGTGAAGTAAAGTTATAGGCGAAATTATTCCTTGCAACTTCAAAGTGATTTCTAAGCTTGAAAAAATACACATTTGCATTGCCATCAGTAATACGGCCATCCATCATTATAGTACCGTACCTGCCATTAATAACAAGGCTGCTTTTAGAAACCAGAAGCTTACCAGATTTTCTTGCCGAATATGTAGCATCACAGCGAAAATGAGTGTTTTTGTAGCTGACATAATAAAACATCAATACTGGAACAGTAATTGATATCAAAACAGTAACTAAGATTATAAGTCTACTATTTTTAAAATACATTTTCATCTCTCAAGTCCATGACTTCACATTTTTTTGGTCTCAAATTTATAGGTCTATCGCACGAAATAACTGAGATATTAGGTGAATAGGGGAGTATGGTTACATAAACAAAATATTGATGCTGACATTTCAAAAATGATAAATTCAAAATAGATAATCGGTCTTTACCATTTTTGGGAGATAGAAAAAACTTACACGCACTCCCGGGCATAAAAACTGGACCGCTGTAGTTTTCAAAGAATTTGTAGCCTCTTGTTTGTGTACCATATATTTCAAAAGTTAACGTACCTGACATCATCATGATAATTAGTATAAATGCCATTGTTGTAAAGTGAGTTAGCTTTCTGTTTTGGTAAATCACGGGTTCAACAGTTTGATCTGATGTATCTATTCCATTCTCATTTTTTTCACAGTCCCCCTCGTTAAAATCCTGCATTTTAGCCAACACGGTTACCGTTGGGTTTAGTCGAAAGCCTTTCCTGGTTTCAGTCAGAATATAATCAGTCTCATTTTCACATATCTCTCTGAATGCCCGACGAATGACAGATATGCTCTGATACAAAGTATTAGGTGATGGGATAAACCCACTCCCTTGCCAGGCATACTCATAGAAATCATTTTGTAGCACCAGGTCTTTTCTGGAGAGCAATAACTCCAGGCAGCGAGCTGAAGGGCCTGTTAATTGCACTTTTTTACTTCTATCAGACACGCACGACAAAAGATTCCGTTCTGGCCAAAATATGACTGAATCATTTAATACATAAATATTCTGCATACAAAACATCAACACCTCAAAATCAAATTAATAACAATAAAGTTACATGTTAAGTAACAACCATTAGGATACATATAAAAAATCTTCTATAAGATTATATAAGACAAAACAAAAACCTTCACAATTTTCATTAACCAATTGATTTTAATGAAAATTAAAACAATAGCGAATTCATTTCAATTTCATAACATATTTTTTATGCTTATGAATAAGTTCCTCAAATGAAAATTCTTAAATTTATCAAACAACTCCCTATAATTGATTCATACCAAAAACGTAATATAAAAATATCTTACGCAGAGTATTAACTACTTAGTATCTAAAGATGGGTGAATTTAATGAGGAGAAACGCAATAAAAGGATTAAAAAACCAAAAAAACAATAAAAATTAGATTTTAAAACTACTTATAAATCAATAAATAGCTATTAATCGTCACATATATGTCTGATTGATTAATCATTTTTAACATATAGAATGCCACAACATGGATAAGGCAAAGGTAAAAGGAGATCATTTTCAATGACGCAGAACCCAAGAAAATTAGATCATCACCTTTATGGATATTGCATTGGGGATAATCTTGAGTTCAGGATATCACCGGCCTTATTAGTAAATACATTGACAGGAATCAGCATTCGTCTGCGGCCAACAATGGCGCGACTGCTTTCTTATATCTTAAATCACTCAGATGAAAGAATGATTGAAGATGAGAAAATAATGCGGGATGTTTTTGAGAATTATGGTCTCAAGTGTAACAAGCAGCGACTATGGCAGGCCATTAATTCGCTAAAAAAAACTCTGGCAAAGTGTGGTTTCAGCCGCTTTATTATCTACAGAGTAAATAACAATGGTTTTTTAATTTCCAATGTGAGAATTGGAATGTTGTTATGTTACGCCCTTAACAGCTCTCACCTTGAGATGTTTGAGACTGCTAAGCCAGAAAAACATGACCAGCAAATATAGATACATGTAAGTTAAACAGCGGCAAATTATATAACCGAATTATTTTTTAAAGTTGTGTTTACACAACCTGATAAAGCTATTTTTCTAAACTTCTCTCCGAGAGAGACACAGTACTCATGATGCTGTGACGATGTATTTCGTCGAAATCATGTAAAACCAAAAGTAATCAATTAAGGATAATTTTATGAAAAAGTCAGTCGTCAGTACCTCAATCTTTGCTGTTTTCGCTCTCGCAGCATTTTCCGCCCAGGCAGCTTCCACCGGGACCATTACTTTTAACGGTGAGCTGACCGACACCACCTGCGAAGTGGATATTAACGGCCAGGGCTCCGACGCGACCGTCATCCTGCCGACCGTCGGCGTGAACCAGCTGACCGCCAGCGGCGACACCACCGGTCGTACTTCCTTCAACATGAACATCTCCGACTGCGTGATTGGCACCGAAGGCGGCCACTCTAAAGTCTCGGCGTTCTTCCAGCCGGGTAACACCGTTGATCTGAGCACCGGTCGTCTGAAAAACGTCGGCGGCAGCGCCACTAACGTTGACCTGCGCCTGCTGGATGCTTCCAACAGCTATGCGCCGATTAACGTAGGTAACACCGATCAGGTTGATGGCATGGCCTATGTCGACATCAACGCTGACGGTACCGCACTGCTGCCGTACGCCGTTGAATACTTCGCGAATGCGCAGACCACCCCGGGCACCGTCACCAGCAGCGTCGTTTATAACCTGCAGTACAAGTAATAAGGAATTTCAGGGGGAGTCGCTCCCCCTGTCACACAGGAGCCCCCATGATACCGTTATCCCTTATCCGGACATTCGCTAAAGTCACCTGTATTGCCGCTGCCGCCGTGGCCTGGTCATCCCACGCCAGCGTTATCGTCAACGGGACCCGCGTCATTTACAACGGAAATGAAAAGGAAGTGTCTGTCCGGCTTACGAATACCGGCACGCTCCCGGTTCTGGTACAAAGCTGGATTGATGAGGGCGATATGAACGCCAGGCCGGATCGTATCCGTACGCCCTTTACCCTGACGCCGCCGATCAACCGTATTAATGCCGATAAAAGTCAGACCCTCAGAATCAGCTATACAGGTTCACCGGCCCTGCCGCAGGACAAGGAGTCCGTTTACTGGCTTAACCTTCTTGAGGTGCCGGCATCCAAAAAAGACGAAAAATTAAATAAACTGCAGGTAGCTTTTCGTACCCGAATAAAACTTTTTTACCGCCCGGCCGCCCTCACTGACAAAGCAAAAGTCACCGAAGCGGCTGAAAAAATTAAGTGGACTTTTTCCGGGGGAAAACTGATTGCATCTAATTCCTCGCCCTATTTTATTTCGCTGGTGTCCGTTTCGCTGAAAAACGCCGGCAAAAATGGCTCGATTGAAGGTGAAATGGTTCCTCCAATGGGCAGCTATACCTTTAATTTGCCGGCATCCGTACGTGCAGGCACCGGCTCATTATTAACGTATGAATATGTGAATGACTGGGGTGCCCTCAGGAAAGTCGAATACACGTTATAAGCCATTTATATATTTTTTACCGTTTCAGTTTTGAGGGAATAAAATCATGCGTCTTCATTTTGGATATTCATTAATTGCCCTTGCCGTTATGGCGGCAATTATGACCCCGCAGCAGGTCGTTGCAACACCGCTGTCTCAGTCTCCTGTGAATGAAGACAATCTTACTTTTGACCCTATTTTTCTGAATACCTCCGGTGAGGAAAAGATTGACTTATCACGCTTTGAAAACGGCGGCTCCGCCACGCCCGGAACCTGGTCAACGGATATTTTCGTTAACGGTGAATCCGTCACTCAGAGCCCGGTGTTATTTGCCGAACAGGCGGATAAAAAAGTGCGCCCCTGTATCACCGCGGACCTGATTAAAAATCTGAATATCAATTTCGATAAAGTCCCGGCCTCGTTTACCACCGCTCTCCGGGAGAACCGTGAGTGCTATAACCTTGAAGCATTATTACCCGGCGTCAGCATCATCTATGACTCCTCCACCCAGCGGCTGGATGTTGAAATCCCGCAGGCATTATTGCGTAATACCGCGCGGGGGTATGTCAGCCCGGCATTATGGGATACCGGTATTCCGGCCGCCTTACTGGGCTACAACGCCAGCACCTACACCACCCGCTCACACGGCAGGGATTACACCTCTTCCTATATTGGCCTCAACGGCGGGCTGAATATCGGCGGCTGGTATTTCCGCCACGACGGTAACTACAGCCGCCAGCAGGGCAGCGGCGGCCACTATCAGTCCATCAACAATTACGTGCAAAAGGACATCTCGTCCATCCTCGGCCGGGTGCTGCTGGGCGAAACCTCCACCGGCGGGCAGCTCTTTGACACGTTACCTTTTCGCGGCGTTGAGCTGGTCAGCGACGACCGGATGCTGCCGCAGTCCCGCCGCGGCTATGCGCCGGACATCCGCGGTATCGCGCGCACCAACGCCCGGGTCACCGTCCGCCAGAACGACCGCATTATCTATGAAACCACCGTGCCGCCCGGAGCCTTCGCGATTGAGGATTTATACCCCACCGGTTACGGCGGCAATCTGGACGTGACGGTCACGGAAGCCGACGGCAGCGTGCAGAGCTTCCGGGTGCCCTACGCGTCGGTGACCCAGCTGCTGCGTCCGGGTGCGCACCGCTATGACGTGGTGGCAGGACGACTGAACGACCCCGGCCTTTCCTTTAACCCGACGCTGTACCAGGCCACCTATCAGCGCGGGCTGTCGAATATCCTGACCGGCTACGCCGGCATTCAGGGCAGCGGCGCTGCCTACTATGCGGTGCAGCTGGGGATGGCTATCAGTACGGCGATAGGCGCGTTCTCTGTCGACGTCACCCAGGCGCGGGTGCACCTGAAGACCACGGAGGACACGGCGAACGGCGGCCAGAGCTACCAGGTCAGCTACAGCAAATATCTGCCCGATACCGACAGCAACCTGACTATTGCGGCGTACCGGTTCTCCACCGCCGGGTATTACGACTTCCAGACCGCCATGCGCGCCATTGATGAAGAGAAACGCGGCGGCCTGGCCTCCGGTATATGGCGTCCGAAAAACCGCCTGAACATCACCATGAACCAGGGGCTGGGGCCGGGACGGGGGCAGCTGTATCTCACCGGGTACACCCAGGATTACTGGAACAACGGCAAGTCTGACATTCAGTACCAGATGGGCTACAGCAATAACTTCGGCCGGGTGAACTATAACCTCAGCGCCGGACGCGTCAGAAACTACAGCGGGAAAATGGAAAACAACTTTCTGCTGAATATTTCGACGCCTCTGGGCGGTTATGACAAAAAACATGTGCCGATGCTGACCGCCAGTCTGAACAAAAGCGGCAACGGCCGAATGGGTGAGCAGCTGGGCCTTTCCGGCACCTACGGGGAAGACAACCAGTATAACTACGGTCTGACGGCCGCCAACTATAACCAGGGCACCGGCAGCAGCATGACCGCCAGCGGCGGATGGCGCACGCCTTACAGCCATCTGACGGCCAGCTATGGCGCCGGTCAGCATTATCAGAACAGCAGCCTGGCGGCCAGCGGGACGGTGATTGCCTGGCAGAACGGCGTGGTGGCCACGCCTTATACGGGGGACACCTTTGCCGTGGTCGAGGCGAAGGATGCAAAAGGCGCCAGAGTCGGCGGCT is a window from the Klebsiella oxytoca genome containing:
- a CDS encoding YfgG family protein, yielding MRKRHRFNRRMTRIVLLISFIFFFGRFVYSSIGAWYHHQDKKQSQPSTIIVEPSDSLKTPIQK
- a CDS encoding LysR family transcriptional regulator; translated protein: MTMLNLGNLATFRLVVQRGSFSAVADLLGLSQPAVSLQVRQLEQFLQTRLLERTGRGIKATAAGVALLAHSEQIEQAVNAAVQSVSEFNREVSGSITLGTGATACIHLLPPLLLKLREQHPLLTVGVATGNTLDIVRAVEENRLDLGLVTLPVSGRNLAVTAVMDEEFVGILASDRDVLPSALTPEVLQMLPFIAFESGSGTRDLIDSWFLADGRRIAPVMQLGSIEAIKRMVCAGLGYSIVPRTAVEHEQDRIGLNVQSLTPLLYRQLGIVMRQDKIISKGIAELLRLLSRVVSN
- a CDS encoding MFS transporter, with amino-acid sequence MNTPAKLLAAPRFVTLTAGCNQLINWGISFYMPGTFARSIAQETDWAIAEIYLGLTLAMFMMAIISPFVARLLARFGGQRVVVTGTLMISAGCLIMAYVHSLTGWYAAWLLTGVGMRLALYDALFAALVNIYGQRARLSISRVTLAGGLASALFWPLGAWLLTQTDWRHALLMYALFGVLSATLLWGMPNTKLPLPIRVKKSQRLSKHDRRPALLYASLIALITFVSNGTSTHLPEFIASFGLPVAVGMLWGIGQTGARFLEVVSGSILTPLKLTILTTFLMPLCFVVGLSGPYLSWCAGAFVLGYGAINGLTTVFKATLPLQLFAAEDYAQRTGVLLIPAQLLAAISPFAYAWMNHYLGMSGSLAVSAALALLVTGLAIMIAINQYRVTAAARQNELIENDANNPETLTQPQD
- a CDS encoding winged helix-turn-helix domain-containing protein; translated protein: MSDRSKKVQLTGPSARCLELLLSRKDLVLQNDFYEYAWQGSGFIPSPNTLYQSISVIRRAFREICENETDYILTETRKGFRLNPTVTVLAKMQDFNEGDCEKNENGIDTSDQTVEPVIYQNRKLTHFTTMAFILIIMMMSGTLTFEIYGTQTRGYKFFENYSGPVFMPGSACKFFLSPKNGKDRLSILNLSFLKCQHQYFVYVTILPYSPNISVISCDRPINLRPKKCEVMDLRDENVF
- a CDS encoding fimbrial protein gives rise to the protein MKKSVVSTSIFAVFALAAFSAQAASTGTITFNGELTDTTCEVDINGQGSDATVILPTVGVNQLTASGDTTGRTSFNMNISDCVIGTEGGHSKVSAFFQPGNTVDLSTGRLKNVGGSATNVDLRLLDASNSYAPINVGNTDQVDGMAYVDINADGTALLPYAVEYFANAQTTPGTVTSSVVYNLQYK
- a CDS encoding molecular chaperone, with product MIPLSLIRTFAKVTCIAAAAVAWSSHASVIVNGTRVIYNGNEKEVSVRLTNTGTLPVLVQSWIDEGDMNARPDRIRTPFTLTPPINRINADKSQTLRISYTGSPALPQDKESVYWLNLLEVPASKKDEKLNKLQVAFRTRIKLFYRPAALTDKAKVTEAAEKIKWTFSGGKLIASNSSPYFISLVSVSLKNAGKNGSIEGEMVPPMGSYTFNLPASVRAGTGSLLTYEYVNDWGALRKVEYTL
- a CDS encoding fimbria/pilus outer membrane usher protein, with the protein product MRLHFGYSLIALAVMAAIMTPQQVVATPLSQSPVNEDNLTFDPIFLNTSGEEKIDLSRFENGGSATPGTWSTDIFVNGESVTQSPVLFAEQADKKVRPCITADLIKNLNINFDKVPASFTTALRENRECYNLEALLPGVSIIYDSSTQRLDVEIPQALLRNTARGYVSPALWDTGIPAALLGYNASTYTTRSHGRDYTSSYIGLNGGLNIGGWYFRHDGNYSRQQGSGGHYQSINNYVQKDISSILGRVLLGETSTGGQLFDTLPFRGVELVSDDRMLPQSRRGYAPDIRGIARTNARVTVRQNDRIIYETTVPPGAFAIEDLYPTGYGGNLDVTVTEADGSVQSFRVPYASVTQLLRPGAHRYDVVAGRLNDPGLSFNPTLYQATYQRGLSNILTGYAGIQGSGAAYYAVQLGMAISTAIGAFSVDVTQARVHLKTTEDTANGGQSYQVSYSKYLPDTDSNLTIAAYRFSTAGYYDFQTAMRAIDEEKRGGLASGIWRPKNRLNITMNQGLGPGRGQLYLTGYTQDYWNNGKSDIQYQMGYSNNFGRVNYNLSAGRVRNYSGKMENNFLLNISTPLGGYDKKHVPMLTASLNKSGNGRMGEQLGLSGTYGEDNQYNYGLTAANYNQGTGSSMTASGGWRTPYSHLTASYGAGQHYQNSSLAASGTVIAWQNGVVATPYTGDTFAVVEAKDAKGARVGGYPGLKIDRFGHAAIPYLTPYEMNEVSIDPKGLSQDIELSNTTEKVAPHWGAVSKVVFNTRKGIPLLINAQNAKGEPLPFGAEVFDAAGANVGSVGQMGQIYALTEAAAGQLTVRWGSGDNEQCRITYRVNEEKPSGFRKLTETCK